The region CGTCCTCGTCGAAGTAGCCGAGGTCCCCGAGGGAGTCCCAGCCGTCGCGGCTCTTGGCGGTACTGCCGACGTAGCGGTAGGTCGGGCGGCTGCCCGGCGCCGGGCGCATGTAGATCTCGCCGGGCACCCCGGGTGGGCACTCGTTGCCGTCGTCGTCGAGCACCTTCATCTCGCCGGCCACCACGGTGCCGACCGAGCCGGGATGCGTCAGCCACTGCTCGCCCGAGATGAAGGTCAGCGCCTGTAACTCGGTGCCGCCGTAGAGCTCCCACACCGCGTCGGGGCCGAGCAGCTCGATCCAGGCCTGCTTGACCGCCGGCGGGCACGGGGACGCCAGATGCCAGAACCGGCGGATCGAGGACAGGTCGTAGGCGCCCGGATCGGCCCGGTACACCGGAAGCAGGCGCTGCATGATCGTCGGCACGGTCGTCAGGAACGTCACCCGGTGCTCGGTGACCAGCCGCAGGAACTCGTGCGGATCGAACCGTGGCATCACCACCAGGTGATGGCCCTGCAGCAGTCCGACGGCGAACGTGGTGAAACCGGTGTTGTGGCTCATCGGCACCGAGATCAGGGTGACGTCGCCGTCCTGCGCGCCCAGCGGGGACCCGATCGCCGCGGGCACCCGGGCGTCGTTGCCGGCCTCGATCAGCTTGGGCCGTCCGGTGCTGCCGCCGGAGGCCATCGCCTTCCACACCGGTGACACCGCCTCGGGCAGAGGGTCGTCGGGGAAGTCGGCGGCGAGGCCGATCACCGCCTCGGGCGTGATGCCGGTCGGGTCGGCCCGCCCGACCAGCACGGCGGGCCGGCGCAGTTCCAGCAGCGCCGCCAGTTCCGCGTCCGGGAGCCTCGCCGACAGCGGCTGGGGCACCGCCCCGAGCTTCCAGCAGGCCAGCACCGCGTACACCCAGTCCAGGGAGTTGGGCAGCACGATCGTCACGTAGTCGCCGACGCCGACGCCGAGTGACGCGAACGCCCGCGCCAGGCGGTTGGTGGTGGCATCGAGTTCCGCGCGGATCACCGTGACGCCGGCGCATGTGACGGCCGGCGCCTCCGGATCCTGCGCGGCCAGCGCGGAGACCTGGGTGCCGATCGGGGGAACGGGCTGCGTCATGTCAGCCATCCTCGTCGGCGGCGGCGGGCTCGCGGCCGGAATCGGCCGACATCACCGCCGACGCCGCGACCGACACCACCGACACCAGTGCCAGGAGCTGGACCCAGGCGGAGTGCCCCACGTATCCGTCGACCGAGCGCCACGGGTTCTGGCTGAGCACCGCGCCGGCGAGCGTCAAGCCGACCGCGGCACCGCCGACAGCCACCGCGTCGCAGCGCTTCTCGCGCCGGCGCAGGAGATACCGCAGGGCGATCGCCGCGCCCGCCAGAGCGGCTCCGACGAGCCCGGCCATCACCGCCGAGGCGGCGACCGCCGCGGCGCCGGCCGTCAGCATCCCGGGCGCCCACGGCCGCGCACCGACCGTCGGCCCGCGCCGGCGGCGTGGCGGGACGACGGCCAGCGCCAGCAGCACCGGCAGCAGCGCGAGGCCGCCGATCAGACCGGCGCGATAAGTCGCGTTGGACGCGAAGCTCAGCGTGATGGTGCCCGCCGTGCCGGCGGGCAGCACCCAGCCCTGTTGCCATCCGTTGACGGTGACGGCGGTCAATCGGGCGCCGTCGGATGTGCGGGCGATCCAGCCCGGGTTGGCGCTCTCGGGGACGACGAGGACGCGGCTCGACGGCGACGCGGTGACCGAGACGTCGCGGCGGTCGTTGCTCCATCGACCGACCTGCACGGGAGTCGTCGGCGCCGAGACGATGTCGTGAGCGCGCGGCGTCGCGAGTTGCACGCCGTCGACGATCAGCGCCGGGCCGGGGCTGACCACCAGTTCCTGCTGGCCGGCCGGCAGCGCGATCGGGCCGCTCCGGCATGGGCGCGCCGGGATCGGGTGGTTGTCGAGCAGATCGCCGACCGTGGTGGTGACCGAGGTCTGGATGAACTCGCCGGCCACGCCGATGATCGGTCCGCGGCCGCACGGCAGCGTGACGGTACGGGCGCGGTTGGTGGCCGCGTCGGCCGCGCCGATCGGCATGCCCTTGTCGTCGATGGCGACGACCTCGGCGAGGCCGGGCGGCTTGAGCTGATCGAAACCCAGTGCGGTGCGGTCGATCACGTCATGCCAGGCCAGAAGGGATACCGTGACCGTGTCGGTGACGTGAGGCTGCAGGCGCACGGTCTCGGTGCCGTCGGTCAGGCGGCGCACCTGCGGTCCGTCGCCGAGATCGACGGCGATCATCGTGGGATGCGCCGGCAGGGCCGACTCGCTGGGCGTCACACGCAGCGCCGACACGTTGCGCGGGCCGGGCAGTTTGAGCACCAGGGTGGGAGCGGTGTGGGGCGCAACCACGCGCTGTGGTGCGGTCCAGGCGGTGCCCGGGTCACCGTCGGTCGCCGCGTATGCCGAGCCGAGGACGTCGATGAGGTCCGAATCGCCCTGAGCGCGAGTGGTATTCGGCGCGGCGATGAGGTCGGCGAGGTTGGGGCCCTGGCGCGGCCGCACCCACACCGTCGGTGTGACGTCGGTCTTCTCGGGCACGGTCAGCGTGCGGCTCAGGTTGACCGGTTCCTCGGAGGCCAGAGCCATCGCCGCCGCGCAGCGCACACCGGTCGGACTGGCTGCGCACCCGGACCGTCCCAGCAGTTCCGTTCCCAGATCCCATTGCGCCGCAGCCGAACCCGGCGGCGGACCGGGGACGTCGACGGTGTGGCGCAGGTTGACGGGGTGAGCGAACCCGTTGGCGTCGTACTGGGTGACCGACAGGTCGGTGATGCCGAACTGCACACCCGGTGAGCCGTCGTCGGTGGCGACGGCGGTGATGCGCACCCACGGCGACTCGCCATAGGGCAGCGCGACGGTCACCGGCTTGCCCGGTTGGTCGAAGCGCACGGTGCTGGTGCCGTTGACCGTCGACACCTCGAGGCGGCGCACCTGGGCGCCGACGGCGGTGGCGCTCGGCGTGATCGTCAGCGTGGCGTTGGTCACCGGGTGGTCGAAGTCGACCTGCAGCCACTGCCCGATCGCGCTCTGCAGCGAGTTGGACACCCAGCTGGTCGACGCGTCACCGTCGACCGCGGCCGCCGGTCCCGAGGCCGGTGAGACGTTGGGCAGCGCGGTGGAATCCGACGCCGCACTCGAGACCGTGACGCGGCCGCCGCTCCACTTGCCGTAGACCGTCTCGGCGCCCCGGGACGGATAGTCGGGCACCCGGTTGAAGGTGTGGCGCGCGTCGTCGCGGCCGCGGATCGCCGAGGAGTGGTCGTCGACGCGGCCGTAGTCGGTCTCGCGCGCGACCGGGGTGTCGGTGACCGTGACGACGGGCGCCGGCAGCCCGGCCCGCACAGCGTCCTGCGTCAGCAGTACCGGCCCCAACGGGGGCTGCCCGGTCAGTCGCCTGCGCTCGTCGAGGCGCAGCAGAGCCTCCGGGCCGCCGTCCACGCGGGCCATCGCGCCGGCGTCGGCGACGTAGGGTGCCGAGGCGTCGGCGGCGCCGTCGACGCGGTAGATCTCCACGGCTGGGTAACGCGGTCGCAGGCCGCTGTCGGTGATGAAACCCTCCAGCGTGCCGGGGCCGACGGGCGCACCGAACTCGGCGGCCTTCGACAGCCCCGGTGAGCCGTCGATCGCGCGGTGGACCAGGATCGGCCGGGCCGACCGCGACGCGTCGGGGTCGAGGTCGTTACGCACGACGACGTACGAGATCCCCTGTGCGGCAAGCGTGTCGGCAAGCGCCGGGGAGGGCCGGCCGGCGGCGAGCAGGCGTTGCACCGAGTCCAGGGCGCGGATGGTCTCCGGCGGGGTCAACGGGATGGAATCGCGGACCCCCCACGCGCTGTCGCCGAGCACCTGCAGCGGTTCGTCGTGGCTGTTGCCCCACACCTGGGTCGCGAACGGCGCACCGGGAGCGACGAGAACCCGGCCGCCGGTGTTGTGCTCGTCGAGCCACGACGCCGCATCGTGCCAGTACTGCGGGATCGCGTCGAACGCCCCGGGCGGGGTGAGCCTGCCCGTCCACGCCAGCGAGGTCGACGCGACGAGCGCAGCCAGCACAACGATGCCGACGGCGACCCGTTTGTCGGCCTCGGGGTGGGCGAACGCGGTGCGCCACAGCGGTCGCGGAGCGCTGCCCGGCAGCGGGATGCGGCCCAGCAGATGAGCCAGCCCGAGCGCCAGCGGCAGCCGCAGCAGGGGCTCGAGCTTGTGCAGGTTCCGCAGCGGCGTGCCCTCGGCGTCGAGGAACACCTGCACGTAGTGGGCGAGCGGTGAGCCGAGCCCACCGGAATAGCCGGCGGCCAGCAACACGATCCCGACCATCAGCATCGTGACCAATCGGCCCTTGGCCGGCATCGACCGCAGGGCGAGCCCGGCCAGGCCGCCCGCGGCCACCAGCGTCGTCGCCAGCACCGCAAGCGACCCGGTGACCAGCGACGCGCCCGCCGTCGCGGTGGGCGCCACGTACGGCGTCCACGCGCCGGTGCCGCGCAGCATCTCGGTCAGCGACATCCACTGCGTCGTGACGCCCGAGGACTCGATGAAATCGAGGAACGGCGGGCTGATGCGGCCCAGGTGGAGCAGCGCGATCACCCACCACGCGACCGCCAGCGCCACGCACGGCAGCCACCACGCCACGAACCGCCACCACACCCGGTTGGGGCGGTGACAGAGGAGCCACACCACCGCACACAGGCACGCGGTCAGCGTCGCGACCGCGTTCACCGCGCCCATCAACGCGATCGCCACCGCCGACCGCGCGGCCAGCAGCCGCACCCGCGACCCGCCCTGGCCTTTCCCCACCCCTTCGGACCCGCCCTGCAGCACCAGGATCACCGGCAGCAGCACCCACGGCGCCAGCATCATCGGCAGCGTCTCCGACGAGATCGCGCCGATCGTGGTCAGCACGCGCGGCGACAGCGCGAAGGCGATGGCGCCGATCACCCGCGACGTCGGAGTGCCGATGCCGAGCGCCTCGGCGACCCGCAGGACACCCCAGAACCCGGCCACCAGCAGCAGCGCCCACCACAGCCGCTGGGTCATCCACCCGGGCAGCCCGAGCAGGTCGCCGGCGAGGAAGAAGGCGCCGTGCGGGAACAGGTAGCCGTACGCCTGATTCTGGGCCTGCCCGAACGGCAGCTCGCTGTTCCACAGGTTGAACGCGCGGGACAGGAACCGCAGCGGGTTGGCGGTGAGATCGAGCTTGGTGTCGGGTGAGATCTGTCCCGGTGACTGGGCGAAAGTCAGGATCAGAGCCGCCGCGGCGGCCACCCACAGCCAGCGCCGCGACAGCGGCCGAGGGGTCGTGTCCGCGTCGGCGACGACGACCCGGGAGCTAACTTCGGTCGCCGTACTCGACCCTGTTGAGCACTGACGACGCCGGATCGCCCGCTTGCAGCGGAGGCTTGGTGTCCTGCTGCACCATCAGCGTCACCCCGAACACGGCCGCCGCGCCCAACAGCAGGCCGACGACGATGCTGGCGGCGGCGGGCACGAGGAACCGATCCATGGGCCACAAACTAGCACGGGCCGGTCAGGGGCCCGGGGGCACGATGAGCACCGGGCGTTGCCCCCGGCGCAGCACGTGGTCGGCGACGCTGGATTGCAGCAGCGAGCGAAATCCGGTGGTGGCCCGCGTGCCGGTGACGATCAGATCGGCATCGACGGCGTCGGCCACATCGATGATCGCCTGCCACGCCGTGAACGTCTGGGCGACACACATCGACTCGGCGGGCAGGCCCGCCGCCAGTGCCAGCGCCAGCCCCTCGTCGTTGATCCGTTGCGCTTCGGCGAGCGCGATGTCGACCTCGTCGTCGGGTGAGGGATCGGGTGGCCCGTCGAGGTCGTAGGCCACCGGGTCGGATCCCCGGTCCATCGGTGCCCACGCGGTCAGCACGACGGCGCGGTCGGCGCTGAGGAAGTGGCCGGCGTAGTGCACGGCGCGGCGGGCGGTGGGGGAGCCGTCGAACGCGATGACGATCACCGTCGGCTTGTCCCGGGATTCCAGCTCGTCCCTGGGGCCCGTCATCGCCTCTCCCTGTCCGTCGATTCGGACCAGCCTATTAGCCCTCGTCCGCGGGCGGGCTAGGACGACGGCGGTGCTGCCGTTAGGGTCGGAACCCATGGTCGTGCACCGGAGAGTTCCGAGTGCTCTGATCGGGGTGCTCACGGGGGCTGCGCTTCTGGTCGGATGCACGTCGAACAACCACGAGCCCGCAGGTCCTCCGACCACTGCCACGCCGTCGATGGCGGCCGGGCCGGCGTCGAACGCTCCGGCCGCGGGGCCCGTGGCCCCGGCCTGCGGTGACCCGGCCGCGGTCGTCGCGGCCATGTCGACGCGCGACAAGCTCGCGCAGCTGCTGATGGTCGGCGTGACCGGCTCGGCGGACGCCCGCGCCGTCGTCGACACCCAGCACGTCGGCGGCATCATGATCGGCAGCTGGACCGATCTGTCGATGATGTCGGACAACTCGCTGACCGGCATCGCCGCCAACGCCGGGCCGCTGCCCTTGGCCGTCAGCGTCGACGAGGAGGGTGGCCGGGTGTCGCGGCTGGCGGGGCTGATCGGCTCGCAGCCCGCACCGCGGGTGCTCGCCCAGACCCGCACCCCGGAAGAGGTCTACGGGATCGCGCTCGATCGCGGGAAGAAGATGCGCGCGCTCGGGGTCACGATCGACTTCGCTCCGGTGGCCGATGTCACCGACGCGCCCGACGACACCGTCATCGGTGACCGGTCGTTCAGCGGAGACCCCGTCAAGGTCACCGACTACGCCGGCGCCTACGCGCGCGGCCTCCGCGACGCCGGGGTGCTGCCGGTGCTCAAGCACTTCCCGGGTCACGGCCACGGCGACGGCGACTCGCACGCGGGCAGTGTGGTCACCCCGCCGCTCTCCGCTCTGCAGAGCAACGATCTGGTGCCCTACCGGACGCTGACCACGCAGGCGCCCGTCGCCGTCATGGTCGGCCACATGGAGGTACCCGGGCTGACCGGCAGCGACCCCGCGAGCCTGAGCCCGGCTGCGTACGCGCTGCTGAGGTCCGGCGACTACGGCGGCCCGCCGTTCAACGGACTGATCTTCACCGACGACCTGTCGAGCATGCGTGCCATCACCGACCGCTTCGGCGTCGCCGACGCGGTGCTGCGCGCCCTGCAGGCCGGGGCCGACGTGGCGCTGTGGGTCACCACCACGGAGGTGCCCGCGGTCCTCGACCGGCTGGAGAAGGCCGTCGCGGCCGGCGAGTTGTCGATGAAGCACGTGGATGACGCGGTCACGAAACTGGCCGCCCAGAAGGGCCCGTCGCCACGCTGCGGCCGCTGATTCCACGGCCAGTGCTTACCCTGTGGTGGTAAGCGCGTTGCCGGAGAGTCGGAGAGGTTCGTTCATGGCGGGTGGAACCAAGCGGTTGCCGCGTGCCGTGCGCGAGCAGCAGATGCTCGACGCCGCCGTGCAGATGTTCTCGGTCAACGGCTACCACGAGACGTCGATGGACGCGATCGCGGCCGAGGCCCAGATCAGCAAGCCCATGCTCTACCTCTATTACGGCTCCAAAGAGGAGTTGTTCGCCGCCTGCCTGGACCGCGAACTGAGCCGGTTCGTCGACGAGGTGCGCAGCAAGATGGACTTCAACGAGCCGCCCAAGGAGTTGCTGCGCCACGCGGTGCTGGCATTCCTGAAGTACATCGACGAGCACCGGTCGTCGTGGATGGTGCTCTATACCCAGGCCACCAGCTCGCAGCGGTTCGCGCACACCGTGCGGGAGGGTCGCGAACGCATCATCGAGCTGGTCGGCCGGCTGCTGCGCTCCGGCACCCGGTTCCCCGGGCCCGACACCGACTTCGACATGATGGCCGTCGCGCTGGTCGGCGCGGGGGAGGCCGTGGCGTCGCGGGTCAGCACCGGTGACGCCGACGTCGACGAAGCCGCCGAGCTGATGATCAACCTGTTCTGGCTCGGTCTCAAGGGCGCACCCTCGCCGGACGGCGACCGGGAGGCCGGCGCGCCGGACGGCGACAGCGGGACGGACGCGTCGCACGCCGACGCGTCCGCGTCACTGCCCAACTGACCTCAGGCCGGCGTGACCGTGCCGGTCAGGTGCGGATAGCCCTTCGTCAAGTGCCGCAGCGTCAGCTCCCAGCCGTCCGAGCGGCGGTCGACGTAGAGGCCTGCCCGCGCCGGCAACACGACCGGCTTGGCGAACCGCACCGAGTACTTCACCGCATCCGGGAGCTGGCCCTCGATGTTCGCCAGCACTGCCGCGGCGCTGAACATCCCGTGCGCGATCACGGTCGGGAAGCCGAAGAGCTTCGCGGCGATGGAGTTGGTGTGGATCGGGTTGTGGTCGCCGCCCACGGCTGCGTAGTGACGGATCTGCCCCGGTGTGATCTGCAGTATCGCGTTGGGCGGGCCCAGCTTCGGCTGCTTCTGCGGCGGCGGCTTGGGCTCGTCCGACAGGCTGGTGCGCTGCTGGTGCAGGAACGTCGTCACCTGATGCCACGCGGTGTCGTTGCCGACCTTGACGTCGGTGACGACGTCGACCAGCAGGCCCTTACGGTGCTCCCGCATGTTCTCGGCATGGACGGCGGCCGAGACGGTGTCGGTGACCGAGATCGGCCGGTGCTGGGTGATGTGGTTCTCCATGTGCACCGAACCCATGGCCGCGAACGGGAAGTCGAAGCCCGTGATCAGCGACATCACCGTCGGGAACGTCAGCGCGAACGGGTACGTCAGCGGCACCGTGTCCCCGAAGCGCAGACCCGTGACGGCCGCGTACTCCGCGACGTGGGCCGGGTCGATGCGCAGCTCCTCGACGGTCAGCGTGCGGGCCGGCAACGTGTCGCTGCGCGGGATGAACGGCAGTGCGCCCGCCGCCGCCAGCACGAGATTCTTCAGCCCCGACGGCTGCTGGCCCTCGCTCATCTGTGCTCCGTTCGCTCGCAGGCGTCGCTCATCACGCGCCCAACCAGGCCTGGCCGCACACCCGGATCGTGTTCCCGGTGACGGCGTTGGACGCCGGGCTGGCGAAGTAGGCGATCGCCTCGGCGACGTCGACCGGCTGGCCACCCTGGAACAGCGAGTTCAGCCGCCTGCCGACCTCGCGGGTCGCCAGCGGAATCGCCTCGGTCATCTTCGTCTCGATGAACCCGGGTGCGATGGCGTTGATGGTGATGTTCTTCGCCGCGAACTGCGGTGCCAGCGCGTCGGTCAGGCCGATCATGCCGGCCTTGGTGGCGGCGTAGTTCGTCTGTCCGCGGTTGCCGGCGATGCCGGCCATCGACGACAACCCGACGATCCGGCCGCCGTCGGCCAGCACGCCGTCGGCCACCAACCCCTCGGCGAGACGCAGCGGCGCGAGCAGGTTCACGGCCAGCACGGAGTCCCAGCGACCCTCGTCCATGTTGGCCAGCAGCTTGTCCCGGGTGATGCCGGCGTTGTTGACCAGGACGTCGAGCCGGCCGTCATAGTGCTGCTTGACGTGCTCGGCGATGCGGTTCACCGCGTCGGCGGCGGTGACGTCGAGGGTCAGCGCCGTGCCGCCGATCTTGGTGGCCAGCTCAGACAGCGGCTCTGCTGCGTCTTCTACGTCCACCGCGATCACCTTCGCGCCGTCGCGCGCGAACACCTCCGCGATCGTCGCCCCGATGCCGCGGGCCGCGCCGGTCACCAGTGCGACCTTGCCGTCCAGCGGCTTGTCCCAGTCCGCGGGCGGCGTCGAGTCGGCCGCGCCGACCCGGAACACCTGGCCGTCGACGTACGCCGACTTGGCCGAGAGCAGGAAGCGAAGTGTGGACTCGCACCCCGTCGCGGCCGGCTTGGCGTCGGGGTGCAGGTAGACCAGCCCCACCGTCGCGCCGTTGCGCAACTCCTTGCCCAGCGACCGGGTGAAGCCCTCGAGCGCACGCTGAGCGGTGCGCTCGTGGACGGACTCGATCTCCTCGGGCGTGGTGCCGACGACGACCACGCGGGCCGAGTGGCCGAGATTGCGCAGCAGCGGCGTGAAGAACTCGTAGAGGCCCTTGAGCCCCTCGGGTTCGATGATGCCGGTGGCGTCGAAGACCAGCCCGCCGAAGCGGTCGGCCCACTTGCCGCCGAGGTTGTTGGAGACGACGTCGTAGTCGTCGGCCAGCGCGGTGCGCAGCGGTTCGACCACACGGCCCTCCCCGCCGATCAACAGCGCGCCGGCCAGCGGCGGCTCGCCGGGCTTGTACCGGCGCAGCGGCTCGGGCTGAGGGACGCCCAGCTGCTTGGCCAGGAAGGAGCCTGGGCCGGAGTTGACGACTTGGGAGAAAAGATCGGAAGCCACGGCGCTGCCTTTCGAGAGATCCGGGTACATCTGTTTCGGGTCGGCGACGACCTGAGGGTTACCCAACTGTCGTGTCGATCACGAACTTACTCCAGAGTAAGAACCGTGGGTAGTATGACCCTCGACACCTTGATCACCTCGCGACGCCGGGAGGCAGACGTGGCCGACAGCAACACAACCCGCCGAGTAGCCGTTCTCGGAGGCAACCGGATTCCCTTCGCACGCTCCGACGGCGCCTACGCGCACGCGTCCAACCAGGACATGTTCACCGCCGTGCTCGACGGACTGGCCGATCGATTCAACCTCAAGGGGGAGAAGCTCGACGCGGTCATCGGCGGCGCGGTGCTCAAGCACAGCCGCGACTTCAACCTGATGCGCGAGTGCGTCCTCGGCAGCTCGCTGTCGTCGTACACGCCGGCATTCGACCTGCAGCAGGCGTGCGGCACGGGCCTGCAGGCCGCGGTGGCCGCGGCCGACGGCATCGCCCGCGGACGCTACGAGGTCGCCGCCGCCGGCGGTGTGGACACCGCGTCGGACGCTCCGATCGCGTTCGGCAACGACCTGCGCAAGGTGCTGCTCGGGCTGCGGCGGGCCAAGTCGAACGTCGACAGGCTCAAGCTGGCCGGCAAGCTGCCGGCTTCACTGGGGGTCGAGATCCCGGTCAACAGCGAGCCGCGCACGGGCATGTCCATGGGTGAGCACGCCGCGGTAACCGCCAAGGAGATGGGCATCAAGCGCGTCGACCAGGACGAACTCGCCGCTGCCAGCCACCGCAACATGGCCGCCGCCTACGACCGGGGCTTCTTCGACGACCTGGTCTCCCCGTTCCTGGGCCTCTACCGCGACAACAACCTGCGTGCGGACTCCGCGCCGGAGAAGCTGGCCAAGCTCAAGCCCGTGTTCGGCGTGCGCAACGGCGACGCCACCATGACGGCGGGCAACTCCACCCCGCTGACCGACGGCGCCTCGGTGGCGCTGCTGGCGTCGGAGGACTGGGCCGCCGAGCACTCGCTGCCCGTTCTGGCGTACTTCGTCGACAGCCAGACCGCGGCGGTCGACTACGTCAACGGACCCGACGGCCTGCTGATGGCGCCGACGTACGCCGTGCCCCGCCTGCTGGCCCGCAACGGCCTGAAGCTGCAGGACTTCGACCTCTACGAGATCCACGAGGCCTTCGCGTCGGTGGTGCTGGCCACGCTGGCCGCCTGGGAGTCCGAGGAGTACTGCAAGGAGCGCCTCGGCCTGGATGCCGCGCTCGGCTCCATCGACCGGTCGAAACTCAACGTCAACGGCTCGTCGCTGGCGGCGGGCCATCCGTTCGCCGCGACCGGCGGCCGGATCGTCGCGCAGATGGCCAAGGAGCTGGCGCAGAAGAAGGTCGAGACCGGTAAACCCGTGCGCGGTCTGATTTCGATCTGCGCCGCGGGCGGGCAGGGCGTGACGGCCATCCTCGAGGCCTGACCGACGGGCCCGGAGCGTTACGGAAAAAGTTTTTTCCGGACCGTGTAACGCCCGCTCGCAGGCCGCCGATACATGGGATAGCTCCGTGTTGCCGTCTGACCCCCCGACCCGACGGCAACACGGGGCTCTTATCGTTTCAAGACATGCGGATCAGCATGTTCGGCCAGCTCACCGGCCTCGGCTCCGGTTCACCGATCGACGCAACGGTCGCCTATCTGTCGCAACTGCGCGACGAGGGCTTCCGCCGGGTGTGGATGAGCCAGCTGCCTCACGAACCGGACCTGCTCACCGTCTTGGCGATCGCCCTGCGCGAGGTCGACACCATCGAGGCGGCCAGCGCCGTCGTGCCGATCCAGCCGCAGCACCCGATGCAGCTGGCGCAGCGGGCGCTGACGGTCAGCCTGGCCTCGGAGGGCCGGTTCCTGCTGGGGCTCGGCATGTCGCACGCCGCCGTCACCGAAGGAATGTGGGGCATCCCGTGGGACAAGCCGGTCCGCCGGCTCAACGAGTTCCTCGACGGCCTGCTGCCGCTGCTGTCCGGCGAGAAGGCCGATGCGACGGGTGAGACCGTCACCACCCGCGGTGCGCTCCGGATCCCCGGCGCACCGCGGCCGCAGGTCTATATCGCCGCGCTGGGGCCGCAGATGCTGCGGCTGGCCGGCCGCCGTACCGCGGGCACCTGCACCTGGATGACCGGCCCGACCACGCTGAGCGAGCACGTGGGCCCCACACTGCGCCGGGCCGCCGCCGAGGCGGGCCGTCCGGAGGGCTCGGTGCGCGTCGTCGCCGCGCTGCCGGTGGCCGTCACCGACGACGTCGACGCGGCGCGCAAGCAGGCCGCCGAGCAGTTCGCGATGTACGGCACGCTGCCGTCGTACCGGGCGATGCTGGATCGCGAGGGCTACGCCGGACCCGAGGACGCCGCGATCATCGGCGACGAGGCGACGGTGCGGGATCGCCTCGCCGAGCTGCGGGCCGCCGGCGTCGACGAGTACGTCGGCGCGGTGTTCTCCAGTGCCCCCGACGTGCGCGAACGGACCCGCGCGCTGTTGCGCGCCGACGACTCCGACGACTGACACCCCCAAGGTTGCTTCAGGCTGCTCGTCGTCGAACCGTCCGCGCGGGGCACAGGAGTGGGTGCGGCGCTGACCAGACGAGTGCCTGAGATTCGCGCGGCAGGCGGGTTTCCGCCGAGTCTCGTTGTGGACCAACGATGTTCTGGCCTTCGCGCGGCGCCGGTACCAGCGGGCCGGCTTCACGCTCGACGACACCGAACCCCATCACAGCTTCGGCGCCGACCTCGTCGGCGAGTACTTTTCACGCGAGCTGTAGGCGCGGCGAAAAGGACGTCCGAAACCTCGAAATCCCCTCTGGTGCAGACGCTCACCCAGGCGTAGCATCGCATCCACGACGGGTTCGGGAGTGACTGATCCAAAGAGTCGGCGAGGGATGAAAGCCGACCGCGCGAGACTAATGTGACGCGCCCACATGTCCTCCCGAGCCCGCCCTTTATTGCC is a window of Mycolicibacterium chubuense NBB4 DNA encoding:
- a CDS encoding AMP-binding protein, with amino-acid sequence MTQPVPPIGTQVSALAAQDPEAPAVTCAGVTVIRAELDATTNRLARAFASLGVGVGDYVTIVLPNSLDWVYAVLACWKLGAVPQPLSARLPDAELAALLELRRPAVLVGRADPTGITPEAVIGLAADFPDDPLPEAVSPVWKAMASGGSTGRPKLIEAGNDARVPAAIGSPLGAQDGDVTLISVPMSHNTGFTTFAVGLLQGHHLVVMPRFDPHEFLRLVTEHRVTFLTTVPTIMQRLLPVYRADPGAYDLSSIRRFWHLASPCPPAVKQAWIELLGPDAVWELYGGTELQALTFISGEQWLTHPGSVGTVVAGEMKVLDDDGNECPPGVPGEIYMRPAPGSRPTYRYVGSTAKSRDGWDSLGDLGYFDEDGFLYLNDRRVDMFTVGGRNVYPAEIESALAEHPEVLSALAVGVPHDDLGQVPHVIVQAHGLDEPSVLAFLAERLAPHKLPRSVEFTDRPLRDDAGKARRSAVRDEVISRWRARSPR
- a CDS encoding alpha-(1->3)-arabinofuranosyltransferase, which produces MAAAAALILTFAQSPGQISPDTKLDLTANPLRFLSRAFNLWNSELPFGQAQNQAYGYLFPHGAFFLAGDLLGLPGWMTQRLWWALLLVAGFWGVLRVAEALGIGTPTSRVIGAIAFALSPRVLTTIGAISSETLPMMLAPWVLLPVILVLQGGSEGVGKGQGGSRVRLLAARSAVAIALMGAVNAVATLTACLCAVVWLLCHRPNRVWWRFVAWWLPCVALAVAWWVIALLHLGRISPPFLDFIESSGVTTQWMSLTEMLRGTGAWTPYVAPTATAGASLVTGSLAVLATTLVAAGGLAGLALRSMPAKGRLVTMLMVGIVLLAAGYSGGLGSPLAHYVQVFLDAEGTPLRNLHKLEPLLRLPLALGLAHLLGRIPLPGSAPRPLWRTAFAHPEADKRVAVGIVVLAALVASTSLAWTGRLTPPGAFDAIPQYWHDAASWLDEHNTGGRVLVAPGAPFATQVWGNSHDEPLQVLGDSAWGVRDSIPLTPPETIRALDSVQRLLAAGRPSPALADTLAAQGISYVVVRNDLDPDASRSARPILVHRAIDGSPGLSKAAEFGAPVGPGTLEGFITDSGLRPRYPAVEIYRVDGAADASAPYVADAGAMARVDGGPEALLRLDERRRLTGQPPLGPVLLTQDAVRAGLPAPVVTVTDTPVARETDYGRVDDHSSAIRGRDDARHTFNRVPDYPSRGAETVYGKWSGGRVTVSSAASDSTALPNVSPASGPAAAVDGDASTSWVSNSLQSAIGQWLQVDFDHPVTNATLTITPSATAVGAQVRRLEVSTVNGTSTVRFDQPGKPVTVALPYGESPWVRITAVATDDGSPGVQFGITDLSVTQYDANGFAHPVNLRHTVDVPGPPPGSAAAQWDLGTELLGRSGCAASPTGVRCAAAMALASEEPVNLSRTLTVPEKTDVTPTVWVRPRQGPNLADLIAAPNTTRAQGDSDLIDVLGSAYAATDGDPGTAWTAPQRVVAPHTAPTLVLKLPGPRNVSALRVTPSESALPAHPTMIAVDLGDGPQVRRLTDGTETVRLQPHVTDTVTVSLLAWHDVIDRTALGFDQLKPPGLAEVVAIDDKGMPIGAADAATNRARTVTLPCGRGPIIGVAGEFIQTSVTTTVGDLLDNHPIPARPCRSGPIALPAGQQELVVSPGPALIVDGVQLATPRAHDIVSAPTTPVQVGRWSNDRRDVSVTASPSSRVLVVPESANPGWIARTSDGARLTAVTVNGWQQGWVLPAGTAGTITLSFASNATYRAGLIGGLALLPVLLALAVVPPRRRRGPTVGARPWAPGMLTAGAAAVAASAVMAGLVGAALAGAAIALRYLLRRREKRCDAVAVGGAAVGLTLAGAVLSQNPWRSVDGYVGHSAWVQLLALVSVVSVAASAVMSADSGREPAAADEDG
- a CDS encoding DUF2613 domain-containing protein; its protein translation is MDRFLVPAAASIVVGLLLGAAAVFGVTLMVQQDTKPPLQAGDPASSVLNRVEYGDRS
- a CDS encoding universal stress protein, coding for MTGPRDELESRDKPTVIVIAFDGSPTARRAVHYAGHFLSADRAVVLTAWAPMDRGSDPVAYDLDGPPDPSPDDEVDIALAEAQRINDEGLALALAAGLPAESMCVAQTFTAWQAIIDVADAVDADLIVTGTRATTGFRSLLQSSVADHVLRRGQRPVLIVPPGP
- a CDS encoding glycoside hydrolase family 3 N-terminal domain-containing protein; its protein translation is MVVHRRVPSALIGVLTGAALLVGCTSNNHEPAGPPTTATPSMAAGPASNAPAAGPVAPACGDPAAVVAAMSTRDKLAQLLMVGVTGSADARAVVDTQHVGGIMIGSWTDLSMMSDNSLTGIAANAGPLPLAVSVDEEGGRVSRLAGLIGSQPAPRVLAQTRTPEEVYGIALDRGKKMRALGVTIDFAPVADVTDAPDDTVIGDRSFSGDPVKVTDYAGAYARGLRDAGVLPVLKHFPGHGHGDGDSHAGSVVTPPLSALQSNDLVPYRTLTTQAPVAVMVGHMEVPGLTGSDPASLSPAAYALLRSGDYGGPPFNGLIFTDDLSSMRAITDRFGVADAVLRALQAGADVALWVTTTEVPAVLDRLEKAVAAGELSMKHVDDAVTKLAAQKGPSPRCGR